A stretch of DNA from Chanos chanos chromosome 11, fChaCha1.1, whole genome shotgun sequence:
gatgtctttgtttttgtggaaaggcactgacataaTTTAAcaatgtgttttgctgtttatgTTTGGCATACTGAAATCTTTTTGGTCAGGTAGTGTTTTGTGCGTTCCAACAATGCATTTGTAACAGGCTCCCACTCACTCCCTCTGTTGGCCATTTACAGtgaagtttttgttgttttagctGGTGCCTGGTTTCTGTTGGTTCAGTCAGTTAATAATTCACTCATTGGTTGCACCCCTTTATGTTCAGTTAAGCCTAGTTTCACCTCTGTGCTGTTCATTATGTCTGCTTTGAGTCTGTGTATAAATACAACTCCCTTTTCttagtttgatttgatttttctcACCCTGATGTTCCTTAGTGACAAAGTTTAATTCTGAGTGGTACCCTACTGAGAGTCCTGTATGCTTCCTTGTCTAGTCCAAACCTCATGGTTCTGTCATCCTGTGAGTTTGCCTtgtatctgttctctgttccTGTGACCTGGTCTGTCTTGTGTCCAATAAAATCCTGGTTAATCACATATGTATCCAGCCTGTAGCTAAATttgatagctttttttttgatggatgtACTGAGATTTACTTGTTTAGTAAGGAGtcccaaaaacatttcatccaAATTTTATGCAACAGTGCAAAGTGGACCGAGTCCATAAAGGTGAATCCCACAGACATGGTCTTAAGCACATCCAGTTTATTAAGTTTGCATAGTGTGTAGTAATACGTCACCTGGACAAGAATCTCCGTAAATAATTTCCTCTGGTTTTCCAAAAATATCCGGTAAGATATGAAACAGGAATATGTCTCAGTGATGCAGGATCAGTTACTCTGGTGGTGCATGATTAGGGGGAACATCTATGGAAACTTCACGACCTGGCAATGAAgcagttaaaagaaagaaatgattagTGGGCACACAAGGTGCCTTTCATTGTGAACGAATACAACCCCATCACATGACTTAATCACCCCAAGTGCTTCTTCTATTTAAACTTAATCAGAAAATTACTTCAGTGGTTAAGCCTGGCTCAAATATAGAGCAGGTATCggtaaaattttgtttttgtcactggGTTAATATAGACAGTCCCACTGAAAATATAACCAAAATCACTGATTAAAAGTTTGGTGACGCTTTGTTTTGGGGTTCCCTAATAGACACGTTAATAAAGTGCCAGTAACTCAAAACCTAATCATCAGTGTATCTGAAACATCTGATTAAGTACGCTGTaagcctttgtgtttttttaagtaattatGTAGTGTTTACTCTATGGTGGTGAACTGAGTAGAGATTAACTGCATGGATTGTGCTAAAGATAACCACCttcacactgtgtttgttgtgggGACTGTCGTACATAAACCTGCCATAGACACTAAAACCCTGTTTACTGTGTTGACCTGAGATTCGGGATGCAGGGTGCTGTACACCATTCTTTTTGCTGCGCCAATAAACAGCTTTGAACTAACATCTCTCGGGTGAATGTTTTTATTAGAATATTTGGTTTCTATTTGATCTCAAAAGTTGAAattatttatctgtttcattCCTGCTCTTccttctgtgtgttctgtgtgttgatCTACTGTTAGATTAAAAGCAGTAACTGGTTCACGTGATAAAGTTTTCCAGTTTCAGTCAAATAACAATATCAAACAACATTGGAATGTTTGCTCTTTATCATATGGCATGCCCTTgtataaaaggaaaaatattttacatttcagtgcAGATACAGGTCCAGGTTCAATAAGAATGCCAAATTTGTTCATCCAAGAAGGGTTAAGtcaactggacttggttgtagGTTCATAAAGACATTTCACCTGTATTTATCTTAACAGACATTTTCTGTTAGGATAAATATCATCGgcattttctttgtttcatttgccAGGTCTTACTCTCACCTGATGAATATTATGTTGCTGGTTCCCCTCAGTGCTGAAAGTTTTGAAAGTCACTGTGAATTCTGTCTGATGACCTGGTGGGTATTCCAGACAGCGTGTTTTTTGAAatctcagagcaagtagtaaacctcctaacagaggagccctgtggctttgttttgccatttCTGGTATTCCCTTACATCCTTGTCTTGAGTTTAATAAACTTTTGGTTAGAGGCCTGGCAACAGGACTGGTGTTTGGTCTCGGACTCCTGTCCAGTATAAAGATGTTTtgtcaagttcaagttcaagtttatttagagcccaatatcgctgtttacagtctcaaagggctttacaggccacaacagtcaaatcgaaacaggacggcaccccctgacttaatcctcatgtcTTGGTCTTAGCCATCGGTCTCACGAAAGCTCATCTTTGGTCTCAAATGAGACCAGCTGCCTGtaaaagttatgtttttttgtggttttttttacatgaataaCCAAGGTGGGAGTGCAGCCATCACGAAGTTCAgaggaggctggatgcatgtgaaGGTGGGGTTTTATTGGATGAGAAGTggatgacagaaaaacacaaggaTCAGGTACAAAGGAAATAGGTACTGTAGTGCCTTCCAACAGGTCACTTCATTTAGACGCCTCAGGGGTTTCAATACATTCCAAAATTATATTTATTGCTGTTATAATGTACATGTGTTTTGGTATGAGTAATGGTAAATTATTGGtttaaaattaatttcattaaaacaattaaTAAAGCCATCAATCCATAAATCAGCTGAAAAACCATATGCCTGCTGGCGTCTCTAAACCTTTCCAGCCAAACTTCCAAAACTCAAATTCCTTTGTCTTCCCACAGAcgttaactgcattttgatgtAAGCTCAATCAGACTAACTATCAGACCTCTACTTATATAGTTGATTTGGGTTCTCGGGTAGACAGAAGAACGAGACTGACCAATATCggggaaaggagaggaacagGGCGTGGCAAAACAACATAAATTTAGTTTATTTCCTCGAAGCCTCAAAACAAGCCAGGCATCGCTTTGAAGACACATTAGTTGCTTCATCACACTGGACAGTAAAGGTAATGAATGCTAATCTAAACCAATTAAATGAGATATTTTTACATGGTGTGATCCAAACTTTTGGTCACacaatgtaaaaatattattttatagtTATTCTATTTTAGCCCTATTTGCTGTAAAATTGGAGTATAATTGTATAATTAGAGTAAATGATGTACaacatattaaaatgattaatatgCTTTaattaatatgattttttttattttgttgatgtgtttgttttaattcagaTGTTGCTGAGGGTTTTGctcttgctctgtttctcactgtatcTGCGTGACTGTGAGTCAAGGTCAGGTGAGTAGTGTAAAGCTTTTGAATTTACTGCACATGAAAATCTGATGGTTTTCTTTGCTACAGAGAAAATCACACAACATCCACACAGAATTTAGGTCTTTGCATGTGGCTCTGACTATCAGGATAATTGCAAAGGGAAACAGTAGGGGaggcggccaaaacaacaagaaaatacCAAATGACTGCAGAATTACACTTCTTTACCTAaccataaataaatcaaaactaaATTCCACagggctgtactacgaagcaaggtaactggcttatccaggtaactccAGGAAAAACTTTGTGACATAAGGTGTAACTTCCTGATTAACCTGTACTATGAAAGGTGGATGAGTTTTACTTGAGGTATGCTGTCATGGCAGTTTATGCTGCATCTCTAAATTGCTCCAAGCAGGTTATATTTGTGGTTAACCTGATGTTACCCAGTCAACATTGGTGCACGGATTGCAAGAGGCGAGGGTGTTTAGAGACCATCAAACTCCTCTACCCAATGAGAATACTGTAGGCCATGCATTGTGCAAGGTGGTACTTGCTCTCGCTAAACTGCTGGATGCATTTGTTGTGTTCCCTGGCCATTTACGCATTCTAGAGATCAGAGGCGTTTTATGCAATCACAGGTCATTCGCAATATATAAATACTTAAATATGCATAGGCAAGGCCTATgtacacaacacatttttttccatagGAGTCCTGAGGGTGATtggtttgactgactgtacacACATCCCCATTAGAGAGCCCCTGGGAGattatgtgaataggaagtcatTTCACAACATTAGTGTTCAGGTAGTTCATCATATCGTATTTGATCTGACATGTAGCCTGGCCCACATGATTTTATCCTTAAAACTTCTACTTATATACAAGACAGTTAAAGACACATTAGGTGGTATATTAAAATGGCCTTTGTCAGATGACGTGTGATCACCACTTAATGGTGACCAGTCTGGAGGCCAGGTGTTCTGGGTCGGTGCATGATTCATTTTTTCCATAACATCGCCACTATTAGAAAAGAAACCATGTCAGCTGCCTATGCCACCAGATATTGTGGAGCCAGTGACATTGGATCACCCATCAGAGAGGCCATCACGAGTCAATTTTTCCACCAATAAGAAAAGACACatgaaattattcttttttgatgtatctattttttttattggctctctctctttcctaaaaattaaaagaagaaaagttaCAGATAGCAGAGATATATTGATCAAAGGATGGTCAATGGAAACTTTTGTATCATGTTCCAGTTCTCctatttacagtttcatttttctttatttgtagcattttttttctggcagtcGAGCTCAAGCATAGGCTTACAGAGTGACAACACATTGTCAGATCCAGcctgcacagaaaaacacactgagagaacGAACATAGCATACAGGAGTCATCATCATTAGTGTTACATATTGCCAGTGTGACAATAATCCGTAATGTTCTGAATAGCAAAGGAAAAGCTGCCCTTTGGGTTCTCTGAGAGGCCTGAGAGGCCCATATTACAAATGAAAGAAGAGTCTGTAAGACAAAGTACgagcaggaggaagagggtgGAGGCTGGTTCCTGTAGTGGCAGGCAGCCCAGACGACGACGAGCCTGTTCTTCCAAACGTGCATCGTCTGAGTTCATTTTCACTCAATCTGGTGTCttactgaaataaagaaaagttCAAAACAGGACAATTCTATGTGCATTTACAACTATGCTGCAGCACTCGGTACTTCACgaatgaagaaacaaaacatgaagGTGATCTGCTTGCTAGCACACTTAGAAGAcctcagagaaaaagacaaccCTCTCTGGAGCATATCACTACATAACTAACTAACACTTGGGCCAGCATATTAGTCATATTGCGTCTCCAAATACGAAACTGAACCTCCAATACGAAATTTATCCCCTTAAACTCGCAGCTCCTTGACTCTGAACTTTGTAGCCCAAACTCCTTCTCGACTATTCTCTCACTAGCAGGGGGTAATAGATTCTAGATTAATGCGTCCCAAATTCTAATTGGCCGGATACACATCACTACCTCTAAACTCACACAGGATTGGTTATAACAAAGTTTTTCACAAATTCCATCGGGAAACATAAGCCCCTTTTATACATGCACTGCAAACTCCATTTTCCCTTCctttgggtccatgtgtgaatagagcggaTTATACTCCGGAGTATGCACAGCAAACAAGTGGGCGTGTAGATGCCGTTTCTAACTTGCGACTGGCACGAAAcgggaagaatacaaacatcccacagtgaagaagaagggCCTTTTACATGAAGACACCAGTAGCCTCGTCCGTTTTTTCCGATGtgatgtaaacaaaacactgcgattttcACAGAATACACTTtgcatgtcctgcctcctgcacgctctacccaggcgccaccccccgcctaaaccaaacggagtatttcgagtatgtgtgaaagcgtctgactcggactatctgctgctgtgtgttgcatgtgtgaaagggtaACTTTGGACATAATGCAAACCTGATTATGCAGTTGCAGTccatagtgcatatgtgaaaacggctaTACAgtacttcaaaacaaaaaggattATATGGTGATTGTAGTAATTTTAAGTACACATTGTATATGGTGTTAATTTCCACTAACATATTACTAATATTAGAAAGccattaataaaataaatccaTCTCTAAAGGGCTTTACATGGGTATTTTCCCCCACATCAAAAACAGAACCACCTGTTATGGTTTATTACAGGGCTTATGGCTTAATAGCCATGCACAggaacagttaaaaaaaaaaggacaatattcttttattcagttcagttgtTTTGCATCTATTACTCCATAAGAGTCCATAATGACAACACTATGACTAAATTAGGTCAGCTTAAACATGAACAATGATCTCAACAATCTTGTTCCTTCAGTCAGGAAAGTGAGGGTTAGCCTCCGTCAAATATTTGTGTAAATGATCCTAAAAATTCAAAAAAATAGTTAAATGACCAAGTAAAGTGGCGAAATCACTCTGCAACCTGATGGGAATTTGTGGTTTGGACTGAAGAGAGTAGTCCACAAGCTGAAGTGGGATGAACTGAATGTCATGAAAGAATCGCacgaataaaataaataaataaaataaaataaatttcaaaacagaaaagaagaaaatattttcaaacGATTGGTTGacctgattcttttttttttccatagtatttttttcatgttttacagtgaaaattATTTCATTCACCTTTGTTCAGGGTGTGAACAATATTGGAAGATACTGCATCTATTACAGATCATGATAGGAAATCATGCAAAAATTGCATTTCAGGTCCATTAGCAATTACCGTACTAAGAGGCACTGCATGACCTGCGATAACACTTACCAGAGCAATGTGAGTTTCCCGCATTCTGTTAATACAGTGGGAGCAATGTACGTGATCCAGGAAGCAGAGACACCATGTATTAGTGTCAGTGTCCCCAACACAAATCGGGAAGTGGAGAAACTTCTTGACAGGATGAAATATGTGGCACGAAGTTGTAAGGAAATTCGAGATAAGTACGGGGTGTATGAAGGTAAGTCTACTCTGTCTGGTGCTTTGTGTTCACAAAAGCTATTCAGCCAGTGAATTTTTATTGTGTCGAGAGTTGAAATTCTTACGACTACGCTAATTTTATGTTCTTAGATGGGTTGTATTATCTGATGACGGCAACTGGGGTTGTGTATCAGACCTTCTGTGACATGACCACTGCTGGTGGAGGCTGGACTCTGGTGGCCAGTGTTCATGAGAACAACATGTACGGAAAATGCACTGTGGGCGATCGCTGGTCGAGTCAACAAGGCAGCAACCCCAACCAGCCTGACGGAGAGGGAACATGGGCCAACACCGTCACTTTTGGAACTCCAGAGGCTGCTACTAGTGATGACTATAAGGTCCAGTGCCATTATTACACCCTTGCCAAAAGGCATCACttaatttcacacaaatatgACAGTAAATTGAAGGAAATGAGTTAAATCAGCAGGTTGTTAACTCAGGATCCTCCTCTTGGTGCCTTTTCCAGAACCCTGGGTACTATGACATCATAGGacaggatgtgtctgtgtggcatgTTCCTAACAACATTCAGCTGCAGCACTGGACCATCGCTGCCATCCTGCGTTACCACACTGAGACAAGCTTCCTCACACTCTATGGAGGAAATCTCTTCCACCTGTTCAAGgttgagcacacacacccaaacatgtacataaacatatagACCTCCAAACATATATGCAAAGATACACACCTTCATATATGTTTATAAACTAACAGATAAACCTCTCTACATACGCGCAAATATAAACacccccaaacaaaacataaacataagtACTTCCaaccatgtacacacatgctgtTAGCCTATGCATGCACAAAACATACTGCAGAGCTATGCCATTATCAGAGTCTTGGGGGAGAGATCATTTAGTAATTTGTTTGTGAAGGATGATATATTACACTACGCTggcaaataaaaaattaaaaatgaaaaacactgaagatAACAAATGTTTATGACCCCAGTAATGACAGCGCACATTGTTATCATGAcatttttcccccaaaacaaaGTAATCATCCTATAGCTCTGTGATTGGTGTtgatacacatataaatacatacacactctgtcgATATACCTGCATCCTGGATTGACTTTCTGTCCAATGAATAACCTCAGGTTCCTGAAATCTCACTATCAAccagggcttcaaaccagaatttttttttttctatcagtttGTTCCGAGCAGAATCGGTATTTTAAATTTTCCGGTTTTGCGTTCCACCTTAAAATTATCATTCCCAAACCgaataaaatcaaatgaaatactaGTTAATAATTTTCTATGTagggctgtgtgacatgacGATATGTATCTTTCAGGTGGTATAAAAATGTCCAAAGATAGATATTTTACTCTATAGTCTCCATCGCTAAAGTCacagaacattacaaaaacacattgcatCACTAACTAGGAGCACTGTAGACCAATCTGTCCTCAGGCCGAAATCCACATTGGCTTCCCGGGGGTTCGCGCTCGTTGTTCATCGCAAACgtttaaatggcaaaaatgaGAAACTATGTCATTTTAACGTCGCAGTTAACAACCTTGCTAACAGGGTATGCGGGAAACATTATGTTTAGCCTAactggagctagctagctatttccaCCCTTAGTCTATTAAACACTGATGAAGTTGATGTCTAAGACCCACAGTTTATAAGGTGCATGGCATAATATTTACCCCCTCTAGTTGCAGAGAacacaccacatttcactttcattgcCTGCCACTGGTAAATCTATGTCGTCTATAGACTCTATCCAAAGACATGCGTGacattcagaggaagacaggaggtAAACTCTGCACCAAAGTTATTGCAAGAAAAAATGCATAAGAGAACGAAAAAATAACGTCATTAAATGGTTACcactatttcaaataaatgtctctgctccagaacattaaaaaacaaagtttctggtttcgtttttgttcctaGCGAAATATAGATTGTTTCTGGCTTTCATATTCGTTCCTTGAACCGGTTCAAAGCCTTGCTGTTAACACTCCCTTCGTCACATTCTCTACTACCACTACTCTTAATAATAAATTCCTACCAGTCCTCTTGGAGATCCAGGATCATGCAAAGGATATGTCCACTTCCAAGCGTTGTGTTTCAGGCATGCATCCTGGGTATTTATTCAGTTCTGGGGAATGGCTGCAACTGAAGCAAACCGAACCTTACTGAGACCACATATGCACAAAAAATGCTGACGAATCGCTCGGAGTTTGTTTTGAGGGCTGAAAgggaccaagtgtgaaaacaccctaAAACTTCAGGTTGTAGAAACTGAAACTGTGGACTTTAATTCATCCAGTTACTgcaaaatctttctctctcctttctttctttctttctttctttctttctttctttctttctttctttaatcagGGTAGAACATGTCATTTTATAGGTTTTTCTATGttgacacaaacaaaattctCAAAGACAGGCCTGCATACCACACTGATATCAGTTTTCAGAATATTTATGAAGTAAAATTTAGGAATGTTTTGTGCTGTGCTTTTCCAGAGATACCCAGTAAGATTTGGGGCAGGAGTGTGTCACACCAACAGAGGACCAGCCATTCCTGTGGTGTATGATTATGGGAATGAAGCTTCCACAAGCAACCTCTATGGACCAAACCCCAGAGGTATTCACACACTTTACCAGAACGCAGGTCAAAATTCATAATACAACAGAAATGAGTGGTGTGATGAGGAATTTAGCAGACTCTGATCATAATTCATATGTCTCTATATTAATAAATGAAGACATGACTGACAGTCAGTTTAATTACATTTAGGAAGTTGGAAACAGTAGTcatgtaaaagaaaatgatggaCAAAGCATAGAGTAGGTGATGTTCTGGATTTGACTGGGAGACTGTGATGTATAGTTAATACTGATTCATTCTTTCCTGTTTCAGGAGAGTTTGAGCCTGGCTTTATCACTTTCAGAGTCTTTAATAATGAAAGAGCTGCTATGGCCATCTGCTCTGGAGTCAAACCAACGGGTTGCCACAGTGAGCATGTAAGATAAGTCTGtggtgaaataaaaacaactatACCTACTCTGCTCTGCTATAGTCTATCATACGTTTTAATATAacactgtatttgaatataTATGATATGTTTTACAGTACTGCATTGGTGGAGGTGGCCACTTCCCTGAGGGGGCACCAAGACAGTGTGGGGACTTCACAGGCTTTGACTGGGATGGTTATGGGACACATGTAGGATGGAGTGCATCCCGAGAAATGACTGAAGCCGCTGTGCTGCTCTTCTATCGCTAACGTCATAATCATCTCAGGCTCACCCTGTCCTCAAGGATTGGGCGTTAATTGGCCACTTggtcatttttcctcttttatctCTCTACGATTTACTCATCAAAATGCAAACAGACAAAGCATTTACAATGTATAAAAAGTATGGGGTCATTCATATGAATCAAAAGGTTAGAATATTGTAAAACCCTAATCAGTGCGCTCAGATATGCAATGATAAGTGCAACTCTGAAGCTCTtgctgtttttgattttcttaGAGGATTTGTGTTAAGTGAACAATACATCATAATCACATTGATGGTATTTCCTGTCTGTTGGTACATTGTCCTCAGTAAAGGTGACGGTGGTATTTTTAagtctttctgtctttaataTGTCGGCACCAACTGCTCAGCTCATAAGTGTATTACTGCAATTTGTACATTTGATAGCACTGATATACATATGAGGCCTTCCCATTCTGCAGTCTAACATCCGATTGGACATGtcatgtttcaaaataaaaggtCGTATTGATGAATGTTAGTTGATTTGAGTTAAGCTGTAATCTGGAGAAACTTAAAGACAAAATAATGTACATGCTGAATCATGAATAGGACTGAGAATgtacatgaatatttaatttaagcagtgtttgtgtgtcattaGGTCATTTTTACTGGCacttttctctcagtgaaagaAATATGTATGCAAGTCAAGACATGACAAATTCTCTCATGATTCATATAAAACAAGTCATTCATGATTCAGAACCAGCCCTAACATACAGAgctttattccatttttttttttacaaagggaCATGGACTAATATAAAAATCTAATAAATTGCTTTGGTGCCACAGTGAAAAGTGTTTTCGTTATTTAATCTGACAGGACTCATTATATTACAGGAAAGTGTGAGGAGTCTGAGTGCTGCTCCCTCTGgtctttttcatttcaagagaaagagcaggagatcaggtagagaagaacacagtagtGTGAGTAAGGCATGATAGGGTGTCAGAGATGTTATGTGGtaggagaggaggaaacaggatgaaaacagtctggactgagattgTCTTGTGTGTCAGGATGGCAATGCCGAGGAACCTAGTGGGTGAGAGGGAGCACAAGCCTGTATTAGCGAGTTCGGGTAGCTGGGTGCAGTGAAGTATTTATCACATGCGTGACTGCTGACACAATGGTGGGTGATACAACTAGGAGGAAGTTGGTGGGAATGGGTTCCAGTGGGCATGTAGTAGGATGACTACATGTAAAGAGCTTAGATACCTCACTCTCAGTGAGGGGGGTGAATGAGGGAAGTGAGGCGCCATTGAccaggggagacagagagggacatgtAGTAGGACTGCTACATGTCTGGGTTGCAGGTGCCAGGCTGACCAGGGAGAGTGATGCGCCCTTAGCCAGGGGAGACTGGTTGTCTCCGATTGGTTCAGAGAATTGGCTTCTGATGGCTGCCACTTTTTCAGtaaagaaagaggcaaaggTATCCGCTGAGAGGTTAGTGTCTGGtaaagaaagaggcaaaggTATCCGCTGAGAGGTTAGTGTCTGGtaaagaaagaggcaaaggTATCCTCTGAGAGGTTAGTGTCTGGtaaagaaagaggcaaaggTATCTGCTGAGAGGTTAGTGtctggtggaggtggtggtggctTGAGTAATGTATTGAAGGTGGAAAATAATTTCCGAGTGTCTGAGGTACTGCTGATCTTATCGTTATAAAAAGTAGTTTTCGCAGCACTGatgatggatgagagagaagatagGAGAGATTGATAAGCCACAAGATCAGTGGGGTTGCTGGATTTATGCCATTTTTTCAGGTCCAATTCTTTGCCAGCTTTGTGAGTAGGAGGGCTGCAAACCCTTTTCAGGTCAAATGAGGATATTAGGGACAGAAAGTCAGCAGAGTTCGGATTGTCTAAGTGGATGTTCATATCACCTAGGATAAGCAGCGGACAGCCATGTTCGGGAATAGAAGACAACAGTGTGTCTAGCTCAAAATTCAAGAGTTTATTTGTCTCATGCTTAACTGTACAATAGCAATGAAATGAATTGCAACAACTCCAACACCTGTGTAAATGTACAGCTATAGTGCAAACATAAAGCTAGAATACATACTGGGAAGTAAAAGAAAATCAATATAAAACAGTTTGCATTGAAGGCGCTGCAAAAGATGCATTGTGCATAAAAGTGCAGGACCTGCAGATGCCTTGTGTAGATGTCCTGGAGGCAGTGATGCGTTCGGCACACCGGATCACTCTGTGTGGGAGGTTTCCTTTCCAGAGAGCTGCAATTGCCGTACCAGGCGGTGATGCTTCCAGAGAGCACATACTCTGCTGTGGAGGAGTAGAAGGATCTCTGTGGTGCTGTAGAGATCTTGAATTTCCTCCGCTGTCTGAGATGGTACAAGCACTGCCTTGCCTTCTTCACCAGAGTTGTGGATATGTGTAGTCCATGTCAGGTCCTCAGAGATGTGAACTCCGAGGTACCTATAGCTGCTCACTTTCTCCACAAGGGTCCTGTAGATCCTGAGTGGTGTGTAATGGATCCTCTGCTTCTCCCTCCTGAAGTCTACCACCATCTCTTCGGTCTTGGAGACATTCAGGTCCAAGTTGTTGTCCCTACACCATTATGACAGCA
This window harbors:
- the LOC115823860 gene encoding intelectin-like, coding for MTCDNTYQSNVSFPHSVNTVGAMYVIQEAETPCISVSVPNTNREVEKLLDRMKYVARSCKEIRDKYGVYEDGLYYLMTATGVVYQTFCDMTTAGGGWTLVASVHENNMYGKCTVGDRWSSQQGSNPNQPDGEGTWANTVTFGTPEAATSDDYKNPGYYDIIGQDVSVWHVPNNIQLQHWTIAAILRYHTETSFLTLYGGNLFHLFKRYPVRFGAGVCHTNRGPAIPVVYDYGNEASTSNLYGPNPRGEFEPGFITFRVFNNERAAMAICSGVKPTGCHSEHYCIGGGGHFPEGAPRQCGDFTGFDWDGYGTHVGWSASREMTEAAVLLFYR